The following coding sequences lie in one Nocardioides sambongensis genomic window:
- a CDS encoding ABC transporter permease, which yields MAFNAVSVIRGPGEIALMVVEVTKRIFTRPFQVREFLEQAWFVTSVTLLPTILVSIPFGAVISLQVGNLTGQLGAQSFAGATAVLATVREAAPMAAAMIIAGAAGSAICSDMGARKIREEIDALEVLGIDPLERLVAPRVVATMFVALMINGIVISAGIGGGYFFTVIVQGGSAGAFLSSFAAMASLPDLYISMIKALIFGWLAAIIGAYKGLRAGGGPSGVGRAVNESVIIAFMALFFLNAVITAIYFQVVPPAGI from the coding sequence GTGGCGTTCAACGCCGTCTCGGTGATCCGCGGCCCCGGTGAGATCGCACTCATGGTCGTCGAGGTGACCAAGAGGATCTTCACCCGGCCGTTCCAGGTCCGGGAGTTCTTGGAGCAGGCCTGGTTCGTCACCAGCGTGACCCTGCTGCCCACCATCTTGGTGTCGATCCCGTTCGGCGCGGTGATCTCGCTGCAGGTGGGCAACCTCACCGGTCAGCTCGGGGCCCAGTCGTTCGCCGGCGCCACCGCGGTGCTGGCCACCGTGCGCGAGGCCGCGCCGATGGCCGCCGCGATGATCATCGCCGGCGCCGCGGGCTCCGCGATCTGCTCCGACATGGGCGCCCGCAAGATCCGCGAGGAGATCGACGCCCTGGAGGTGCTGGGCATCGACCCCCTCGAGCGGCTGGTCGCCCCACGTGTGGTGGCCACGATGTTCGTGGCGCTGATGATCAACGGCATCGTGATCTCGGCCGGCATCGGCGGCGGGTACTTCTTCACCGTCATCGTGCAGGGCGGGTCGGCCGGCGCCTTCCTGAGCTCGTTCGCCGCGATGGCCTCGCTGCCGGACCTCTACATCTCGATGATCAAGGCCCTGATCTTCGGCTGGCTGGCGGCGATCATCGGCGCCTACAAGGGCCTGCGCGCCGGTGGCGGCCCCAGCGGCGTCGGCCGGGCGGTCAACGAGTCGGTGATCATCGCCTTCATGGCGCTGTTCTTCCTCAACGCCGTGATCACCGCGATCTACTTCCAGGTCGTTCCACCGGCCGGGATCTGA